One Acinetobacter colistiniresistens DNA segment encodes these proteins:
- the pilG gene encoding twitching motility response regulator PilG produces MEDKFQNLKVMVIDDSKTIRRTAETLLQREGCEVITAVDGFEALSKIAEANPDIVFVDIMMPRLDGYQTCALIKNSLSYQNIPVIMLSSKDGLFDQAKGRVVGSDEYLTKPFSKDELLNAIRNHVSA; encoded by the coding sequence ATGGAAGATAAATTTCAAAATTTAAAGGTGATGGTGATTGACGATTCAAAAACGATTCGTCGTACAGCTGAAACGTTATTGCAGCGTGAAGGTTGTGAAGTCATTACCGCTGTTGATGGCTTTGAAGCATTGTCAAAAATTGCAGAAGCCAATCCTGATATCGTTTTTGTTGATATCATGATGCCTCGTTTAGATGGTTATCAAACCTGTGCATTAATTAAAAATTCTCTAAGTTATCAAAATATTCCAGTGATTATGCTATCAAGCAAAGACGGTTTGTTTGACCAGGCAAAAGGGCGTGTTGTGGGCTCGGATGAATATTTAACCAAGCCATTTAGTAAAGATGAGTTGTTAAACGCGATTCGCAACCACGTTAGTGCATAA
- a CDS encoding low molecular weight protein tyrosine phosphatase family protein — MNILFICSRNQWRSPTAERIFAQGYGLRTRSAGTSRHAKHTISLKDIAWAEQIFVMESRHKQQIKEQFSKQLAHKKVFVLDIPDDYHYMDPELIELLQLAMQPYLK; from the coding sequence CTGAATATTCTCTTTATTTGCAGCCGTAACCAATGGCGCAGTCCAACAGCTGAACGTATTTTCGCACAAGGGTATGGTCTACGTACCCGTTCAGCTGGCACCAGCCGTCATGCCAAACACACCATTTCATTAAAAGACATTGCTTGGGCTGAGCAAATCTTTGTGATGGAATCTCGACACAAGCAACAGATCAAAGAACAGTTTTCCAAACAACTAGCGCATAAAAAAGTGTTTGTGCTCGATATTCCAGATGACTATCACTATATGGACCCTGAGCTGATTGAATTACTTCAATTGGCGATGCAGCCCTATTTAAAATAA
- a CDS encoding proline--tRNA ligase has product MRASRFLFATLRETPNDAEVISHQLMLRAGMIRKLASGLYSWLPMGTRVLKKVDAIVREEMNRSGALEVFMPVTQPAALWEESGRFEQYGPELLRFKDRHDNPFVLGPTHEEVITDLARNELKSYKQLPLNFYQIQTKFRDEIRPRFGVMRSREFIMKDAYSFHIDQASLQETYDVMYDTYSRIFTRLGLDFRPVQADTGSIGGSASHEFHVLAASGEDDIAFSTESDYAANVEMAEALLVGERAAATQAYSVVDTPNQKTIADVCQFLNADAKQSVKALLVQGPTDEKGNTPVVALFLRGDHELNDIKAEKHPLIAAPLTFATEEQLQQHGLTAGFCGPQGLVEKGLTVIVDRAASVLSDFVAGANEVDKHATGVNWDRDATFTEFFDLRNVVEGDPSPDGKGTIQIKRGIEVGHIFQLGTKYSEALNCKVLGEDGKPLTVTMGCYGIGVTRVIASAIEQNFDDKGIIWPQAIAPFEVAIVPMNAHKSPRTLEAAEALYAELQAQGYDVLLDDRNERPGVKFSDLELMGIPHRIVIGEKGLDAGTFEYKGRRDAEASNLNKEELLAKLIR; this is encoded by the coding sequence ATGCGCGCAAGCCGCTTTTTATTTGCAACGTTAAGAGAAACCCCAAATGATGCTGAGGTCATTTCTCATCAGCTGATGTTACGTGCGGGGATGATTCGTAAACTCGCTTCTGGCTTATACTCTTGGTTGCCCATGGGAACGCGTGTTTTAAAGAAAGTAGATGCGATTGTACGTGAAGAAATGAATCGCTCTGGCGCATTGGAAGTATTTATGCCAGTGACCCAACCTGCAGCGCTTTGGGAAGAATCTGGCCGTTTTGAACAATATGGGCCAGAACTTCTACGTTTTAAAGATCGTCATGACAATCCATTCGTGCTTGGGCCAACCCACGAAGAAGTCATTACTGATTTAGCACGTAATGAACTGAAAAGTTATAAACAATTGCCGTTGAATTTCTATCAAATTCAAACCAAATTCCGTGATGAAATTCGTCCACGTTTCGGTGTAATGCGTTCTCGCGAATTCATCATGAAAGATGCTTATTCTTTCCACATCGATCAAGCATCATTACAAGAAACTTATGATGTGATGTATGACACCTATAGCCGTATCTTCACCCGTCTGGGGCTGGATTTCCGTCCAGTACAAGCAGATACAGGATCAATTGGTGGCTCTGCATCACATGAATTTCATGTCCTTGCAGCCAGCGGTGAAGATGATATTGCCTTCTCTACTGAATCTGACTATGCAGCCAATGTTGAAATGGCTGAAGCGCTTTTGGTCGGTGAACGTGCTGCTGCAACCCAAGCCTACAGCGTGGTTGACACCCCAAATCAGAAAACCATTGCTGATGTGTGTCAGTTCTTAAATGCCGATGCAAAACAATCTGTCAAAGCATTATTGGTACAAGGTCCAACAGATGAAAAAGGCAATACACCTGTAGTTGCCCTGTTCTTGCGTGGTGACCATGAACTCAATGATATTAAAGCTGAAAAGCATCCCTTAATTGCAGCACCTTTAACATTTGCCACTGAAGAGCAATTGCAACAACATGGCTTAACGGCAGGCTTCTGCGGCCCGCAAGGCTTAGTTGAAAAAGGGCTCACCGTGATTGTAGACCGTGCTGCATCGGTACTGTCTGACTTCGTTGCGGGGGCAAATGAAGTCGACAAGCACGCAACTGGAGTAAACTGGGATCGTGATGCGACATTTACCGAATTCTTTGACCTGCGTAACGTAGTTGAAGGCGATCCATCTCCAGATGGTAAAGGCACAATTCAAATTAAACGCGGGATTGAAGTTGGTCATATCTTCCAGCTGGGTACCAAATACTCAGAAGCATTAAACTGTAAAGTGCTGGGTGAAGATGGCAAACCCCTCACCGTGACCATGGGTTGCTATGGTATCGGCGTGACTCGTGTGATCGCATCTGCTATTGAGCAGAACTTTGATGACAAAGGGATTATCTGGCCTCAAGCGATTGCACCTTTTGAAGTTGCGATTGTGCCAATGAATGCCCATAAATCACCACGCACTCTCGAAGCCGCTGAAGCACTTTATGCAGAATTGCAAGCACAGGGTTATGATGTCCTACTGGATGACCGTAACGAACGTCCAGGCGTAAAATTTTCTGATCTTGAATTGATGGGTATTCCACACCGTATCGTGATTGGTGAAAAGGGTCTCGATGCAGGTACCTTCGAATACAAAGGCCGTCGTGATGCTGAAGCCAGCAACCTCAATAAAGAAGAATTATTGGCGAAATTGATCCGCTAA
- a CDS encoding tetratricopeptide repeat protein, with protein MKKLLIASLITVVSHSAFAADAKTSTIKPDPVFTKATQLYEAKDYAAAFQEMQRLATTGNQQAIYNLGYMTQLGQGTAKDEKKALQYYQDASTKGYGPASFSIAQAYHKGTLGLGKNPQKYKEYLEKASIQGSDEATVEFADLLFRQGKPEYDQLAIQKLLPLLRKDYYPARNLKAVYDLGIGVKNKNPFMQQQAIESLKDLAKKDYAPSLMILGNMLANGSIIDQDLEQAKNIFSRLAAVDYPNAKESLVKVNEAIAAKKAAPTKK; from the coding sequence ATGAAAAAATTGCTGATTGCGAGTTTAATTACTGTTGTTAGTCATAGTGCTTTCGCAGCAGACGCAAAAACATCGACCATTAAACCCGATCCTGTCTTTACAAAAGCAACCCAACTTTACGAAGCAAAGGACTATGCTGCTGCCTTTCAAGAAATGCAACGTTTAGCCACAACGGGTAATCAACAAGCGATTTATAATCTTGGCTACATGACTCAGCTAGGTCAAGGTACCGCAAAAGATGAGAAAAAAGCATTACAATATTACCAAGACGCATCAACTAAAGGCTATGGCCCAGCCAGCTTTAGTATTGCTCAGGCCTACCACAAAGGTACGCTTGGCCTAGGCAAGAATCCACAAAAGTATAAAGAATATTTAGAAAAAGCCTCGATCCAAGGCTCAGATGAAGCAACCGTTGAGTTTGCAGATCTTCTATTCCGCCAAGGAAAACCTGAATACGACCAACTCGCCATTCAGAAATTATTGCCTCTCCTCCGAAAGGATTATTATCCGGCACGAAATTTAAAAGCAGTTTATGACCTTGGTATTGGGGTTAAGAATAAAAACCCGTTTATGCAACAGCAAGCAATTGAGAGCTTAAAGGATCTTGCCAAAAAGGATTATGCACCCTCTCTCATGATTCTTGGCAATATGCTTGCCAATGGCAGTATTATCGATCAGGATTTAGAGCAGGCAAAAAATATCTTTTCACGCTTAGCGGCTGTGGACTATCCAAATGCGAAAGAATCATTAGTCAAAGTTAACGAAGCCATTGCTGCGAAAAAAGCAGCGCCAACCAAAAAATAA
- a CDS encoding DUF488 domain-containing protein: MQIEIKRIYDPIAVSDGKRVLVDRLWPRGISKERAHLDLWLKEIAPSTELRQAFCHQAEHWLSFQQGYYQELSHNPHVQELREMAKQQPLTLIYAAKDPALNHALVLKNYLLGKEIQG, translated from the coding sequence ATGCAAATCGAGATTAAACGTATTTATGATCCTATCGCCGTTTCCGATGGCAAACGTGTCTTGGTAGATCGTTTATGGCCGAGAGGAATATCGAAAGAACGGGCACATTTGGATTTATGGCTCAAGGAAATTGCCCCCTCAACCGAGTTGCGACAGGCATTTTGTCATCAAGCCGAGCATTGGCTGAGTTTTCAGCAGGGCTATTATCAAGAATTAAGTCATAATCCACATGTTCAAGAACTGAGAGAGATGGCCAAACAGCAACCTTTAACGCTGATTTATGCGGCCAAAGACCCAGCCTTGAATCATGCTTTGGTACTGAAGAATTATCTACTTGGGAAAGAGATTCAAGGCTGA
- a CDS encoding AMP-binding protein, with protein sequence MERPWYNEYQKYNVAYQLKSPSEHESLIEMLEQSFQQFSNAAAFIFYDQILSFTELDQLSLRFASYLQQLNLAQQTRIAIMLPNLLQYPVIACAILRAGYIAVNVNPHYTPRELQYQLNDSGAEVLIIIDDAIPAFQQIEAQTKVKTIIQTSIPDLLTEETRFKYPHLQESKVVQHELIGNVYQFKSIMNEVGSTHYQRPALQLHDIALLQYTGGTTGLSKGTILTHGNLFINTLQMDAAFSSNLLLSSQGGSSRILCLLPFYHIFAFSFSILYSLYLGQTVVLILNPRDINYILDAWRRYSPNVFPGVNTIFNTLANQPDFKEIDFSDFKLAVSGGMPTLQATADLWQQLTGNIICEVYGLSETGPLATFNPKGQTTFSGKVGIPVPLTDVVIIDQHGNPLPYGQPGEVAIRGPQVMQGYWQKPEETAQVMTRDQLFRSGDIGIMDEQGFIELIDRKKDMIVVSGFNVYPREIEEVVAQYHKVLEVAAIGVKDEKSGEVPKIFIVSKDPSLTEEEILSYTKAHLTAYKCPKYIEFVQELPKSNIGKILRRHLKEQQ encoded by the coding sequence ATCGAACGTCCTTGGTATAATGAATATCAGAAGTATAATGTTGCTTATCAATTAAAATCACCTAGCGAGCATGAATCTTTAATTGAGATGCTAGAGCAATCTTTTCAGCAATTCAGTAATGCTGCTGCTTTTATTTTTTATGATCAAATCCTTTCTTTTACTGAGCTTGATCAGCTTAGTCTGCGATTTGCCAGTTATTTACAACAGTTAAATTTAGCTCAGCAAACCCGCATTGCAATCATGCTCCCGAATTTACTGCAATATCCAGTCATTGCCTGTGCCATTCTTCGTGCGGGTTATATTGCAGTTAATGTGAATCCTCATTATACCCCCCGTGAGCTTCAGTATCAGCTCAATGATTCTGGCGCAGAGGTCTTGATTATTATTGATGATGCGATTCCAGCTTTTCAGCAAATTGAAGCACAAACCAAGGTCAAGACGATTATCCAGACCTCGATTCCGGATTTATTGACGGAGGAAACACGATTTAAATATCCACACTTGCAAGAAAGCAAAGTGGTTCAACATGAGCTTATCGGTAATGTATATCAATTTAAAAGCATCATGAATGAGGTTGGTTCTACGCATTATCAACGCCCAGCACTCCAGCTTCATGATATTGCCTTACTACAATATACTGGTGGCACAACGGGTCTTTCAAAAGGCACCATCCTAACGCACGGTAATTTATTTATTAATACTTTGCAGATGGATGCCGCTTTTTCTTCAAATTTGTTGTTATCGTCTCAAGGTGGCAGTAGTCGAATTTTATGCCTTCTGCCGTTTTATCATATATTTGCTTTTTCTTTCAGTATTTTATATAGCCTTTATTTAGGTCAGACGGTCGTACTCATATTGAATCCACGCGACATCAATTACATTCTAGACGCTTGGCGCCGTTACTCTCCAAATGTATTTCCTGGTGTCAACACGATATTTAATACTCTCGCCAATCAACCTGATTTTAAGGAAATAGATTTTTCTGACTTCAAACTGGCCGTGAGTGGCGGGATGCCAACCTTGCAGGCAACAGCAGATTTATGGCAGCAGTTGACGGGCAATATTATTTGTGAGGTCTATGGCCTTTCTGAGACAGGGCCTTTAGCTACGTTTAATCCCAAAGGGCAAACGACTTTTAGTGGCAAGGTGGGTATCCCGGTCCCCTTAACGGATGTCGTGATTATTGATCAGCATGGCAATCCACTGCCCTATGGTCAGCCAGGTGAAGTGGCCATACGTGGCCCACAAGTGATGCAGGGCTATTGGCAAAAACCAGAAGAAACAGCACAGGTTATGACTCGGGATCAACTGTTCCGTTCAGGTGACATTGGCATAATGGATGAGCAGGGATTTATTGAACTGATTGATAGAAAGAAAGATATGATCGTTGTTTCTGGATTTAATGTTTATCCAAGGGAAATTGAAGAAGTTGTCGCCCAGTATCATAAGGTGCTCGAGGTGGCTGCGATTGGGGTAAAGGATGAAAAATCTGGTGAAGTTCCAAAAATCTTTATTGTGAGTAAAGATCCATCTTTAACGGAAGAGGAAATTTTAAGCTATACCAAAGCTCATTTGACCGCCTATAAATGTCCAAAATATATTGAGTTTGTACAAGAGTTACCGAAATCAAATATCGGAAAAATACTACGTCGACATTTAAAAGAACAACAGTAG
- the ygfZ gene encoding CAF17-like 4Fe-4S cluster assembly/insertion protein YgfZ: protein MSQLAFTAFSLNGVDAQKFLQGQVTIHVERIPENENRYTAICDLKGRIHFGLWIKRLTPESFELVTTQDQAEEFAKHIKKFGAFSKMKLEQISPVYPTVNGIQTEFSATVSDISTWQVQAIQSGQAWISQSTEHLFQPQELRLHQRDGVHFDKGCYLGQEIVARLWFKAKPKHWLHLIQAEGGLPAPATQLSKDVEVVNSVAFETGYLALVIAKPAALTELGVTVLELPETLNGDVARPS, encoded by the coding sequence ATGAGCCAGCTTGCTTTTACTGCTTTTAGCTTAAATGGTGTAGATGCACAGAAATTTTTACAAGGTCAGGTGACCATTCATGTCGAACGGATACCTGAAAATGAAAATCGCTATACCGCTATTTGTGATTTAAAAGGACGTATTCATTTTGGTTTATGGATTAAAAGACTCACCCCAGAGAGCTTTGAACTTGTGACCACGCAGGACCAAGCCGAAGAATTTGCTAAGCATATTAAAAAGTTTGGTGCTTTTTCTAAAATGAAGTTAGAACAAATCAGCCCTGTTTACCCAACAGTAAATGGTATTCAAACTGAGTTTTCTGCAACAGTAAGCGATATCAGTACTTGGCAAGTTCAGGCAATTCAGTCTGGGCAAGCTTGGATTAGTCAAAGTACAGAACACCTATTCCAACCACAAGAATTACGATTACATCAACGCGATGGCGTACATTTTGATAAGGGCTGTTATCTTGGCCAAGAAATCGTGGCACGTCTTTGGTTTAAAGCCAAACCAAAGCATTGGTTGCATTTAATTCAAGCCGAAGGTGGTCTGCCAGCCCCAGCAACGCAACTCAGTAAAGATGTTGAAGTAGTCAATAGTGTTGCCTTTGAAACTGGTTATCTGGCACTTGTGATTGCCAAACCCGCAGCCTTAACAGAACTTGGTGTAACTGTTTTAGAGCTGCCTGAAACACTGAATGGCGATGTCGCTCGACCAAGTTAA
- a CDS encoding DsbC family protein, protein MKITIKTWLSAITLSLFGLQTLHADSKTLERNFKQNYPDIPVKSVSPSPLPGIYEVYAAGKIIYTDETAKYLFFGNLLDVKNKKNLTEEHLAEFGKIDVKQLPLDQAIKYVKGKGDRILYVFSDPDCPYCQKLEQHMTSIDNVTVYLFLFPLKKLHPQAEAVANKIWCSKNPYEAWEDYMLHRKAPKNAAQCETPIQKNLALGQKLQIDGTPTLFLQNGMRLSGSPQNAEQIEQLLQEASSNK, encoded by the coding sequence ATGAAAATAACGATCAAAACATGGTTATCCGCTATCACGCTTAGCCTTTTTGGCTTACAAACATTACATGCCGATAGCAAAACACTGGAACGCAACTTCAAACAGAATTATCCAGATATTCCGGTCAAATCGGTTAGTCCTTCTCCTTTACCGGGTATTTATGAAGTCTATGCCGCAGGTAAAATCATCTATACTGATGAAACCGCCAAGTATCTGTTTTTCGGTAACCTCCTCGATGTCAAAAACAAGAAAAATCTGACCGAAGAGCACTTAGCCGAATTTGGAAAAATTGATGTCAAACAACTGCCGCTCGATCAAGCAATCAAATATGTCAAAGGCAAGGGAGATCGTATCCTGTACGTCTTTAGCGATCCTGACTGTCCTTATTGCCAAAAACTTGAACAGCATATGACCTCTATAGATAATGTCACAGTTTATCTGTTCTTATTCCCACTGAAAAAATTACATCCTCAGGCAGAAGCGGTTGCCAATAAAATTTGGTGTTCCAAAAATCCGTACGAAGCTTGGGAAGATTATATGCTGCATCGTAAAGCACCAAAAAATGCAGCTCAGTGTGAAACCCCAATACAAAAGAATTTAGCCTTGGGTCAAAAATTACAAATTGATGGCACTCCGACCCTATTCTTACAAAATGGCATGCGGCTCTCTGGCAGCCCACAAAATGCTGAACAGATTGAGCAGCTTTTACAGGAAGCCAGCAGTAACAAATAA
- a CDS encoding DUF2004 domain-containing protein yields the protein MMMTSGDAMSGQAIVEHREQLARRAMREALENQQAEDSVELFIQHHLEEVESAYWQKHFGTPTPTPLQVLEILVLDHQCDDDGLEPHEMLDFTLPDGMTNYVICVSFDAKGQVIDIAMES from the coding sequence ATGATGATGACATCGGGGGATGCTATGTCAGGACAAGCAATTGTTGAACACCGTGAACAGCTTGCACGTCGTGCAATGCGAGAAGCTTTAGAAAACCAACAGGCCGAAGACAGTGTAGAGCTATTTATTCAACACCATCTTGAGGAGGTTGAATCTGCATATTGGCAAAAACATTTTGGGACACCTACTCCAACACCGTTACAGGTGTTAGAGATTTTAGTCTTGGATCATCAATGCGATGATGACGGCTTAGAACCGCATGAGATGCTTGATTTTACTTTGCCCGATGGAATGACCAATTATGTGATTTGTGTAAGTTTTGATGCAAAAGGGCAGGTGATTGATATCGCAATGGAAAGCTAA
- a CDS encoding SRPBCC family protein, which yields MIMTGTVKLHRVLNAPPARVFKAFLDPDALVKWLPPHGFTAKIHHLDPQEGGSYKMLFTNFSTGHSHSFGGSYIELVPNERLRYTSRFDDPNLPGDIQVTIQLKQVLVGTEIHITQEGIPDVIPVEACYLGWQESLYLLGLLVQVEIPD from the coding sequence ATAATAATGACGGGTACAGTAAAATTACATCGTGTATTAAATGCGCCACCTGCTCGGGTTTTTAAAGCCTTTTTAGATCCAGATGCCTTGGTCAAATGGTTACCACCGCATGGATTCACAGCAAAAATCCATCATCTTGATCCACAAGAGGGTGGTAGCTATAAAATGTTATTTACCAATTTTTCAACAGGACACTCTCATTCTTTTGGTGGAAGCTATATCGAACTGGTTCCCAATGAACGCTTGCGTTATACCAGTCGTTTTGATGACCCAAACCTGCCCGGTGATATTCAGGTGACGATTCAACTCAAACAAGTATTGGTCGGTACTGAAATCCATATTACCCAAGAAGGGATACCAGACGTGATTCCAGTTGAAGCGTGTTATTTAGGCTGGCAAGAATCATTGTATTTGCTTGGCTTATTGGTGCAGGTTGAGATTCCAGATTAG
- a CDS encoding zinc ribbon domain-containing protein YjdM produces MSFPNCPQCQSEYTYQDGDLLICPECSHEWKEGEAVASEVQDIIKDANGNVLADGDSVTVVKDLKIKGSSSVVKVGTKVKSIRLVADASDGHNIDCKIDGVGAMKLKSEFVKKV; encoded by the coding sequence ATGTCTTTTCCAAATTGCCCACAATGCCAATCAGAATATACTTACCAAGATGGCGATTTATTGATTTGTCCTGAATGTTCACATGAATGGAAGGAAGGGGAAGCTGTTGCTTCAGAAGTACAGGACATTATTAAAGATGCCAACGGAAATGTCTTGGCTGATGGTGATAGTGTAACGGTCGTGAAAGATCTAAAAATTAAAGGTTCATCTTCTGTGGTGAAGGTTGGAACAAAGGTCAAAAGCATTCGCTTGGTTGCCGATGCAAGTGATGGTCATAACATTGATTGTAAAATTGATGGTGTTGGTGCGATGAAACTTAAGTCTGAATTCGTGAAAAAAGTTTAA
- a CDS encoding TonB-dependent receptor, producing the protein MPSLKINLLYGCVAMCMGVGNSAVWAGESDAEQAVQLPSIKVEATRTDTTYIQTPASIFRVDMPKDDQSAQVNLTEVVKGIPSLQLRNRENYAQDLQLSMRGFGARSTFGVRGIRLYTDGIPATMPDGQGQTSNIDLSSLSHLEVLTGPFSSLYGNSSGGAILATTREGQGKDSIEMSYAGGSHNKNRAGIVLQGGAKNQNEPSYVISSSYFDTDGFRDHSGANKVLSNAKLTWNLDDGSKINWITNYVKIDADDPSGLTRADWEVNPRQVAKNVLDYNARKKIDQTQTGLTWSKPINDQNELYAMAYIGQRQVTQYQSIPDMVQKNPATPYQAGGVIDFKRDYYGADFRWTGKDLLPNTQFSAGVAIDAMNEGRQGYQNFNETGDKGVKGALRRDERNTLWNVDPYLQASWSFLPTMRLDTGVRYSNVHYESKDHYIVGLNGDNSGKTSYEEVLPSVALSWQVIPEALLYASYAKGFETPTFTEMAYPAKGGSSTLDLRPSKSDNYEVGLKSSNVLGDFNLATFYIQTKDDIVAAENIGGRATFRNADKTLRKGVELAWNKALWKDLAINASYAYLDATFDSKVPAVGKVAEIPEGNAIPGIAKSQAFIGLAWKPEQGFYAGADVQYMDKVYVNDINSDAAPNYTVASLYTGYAWKYADWGVSGFARVDNLFDKNYAGSVIVNEGSNRFFEPADGRNWSAGIKVSKQF; encoded by the coding sequence ATGCCTTCACTGAAAATTAACCTTTTATATGGTTGCGTCGCAATGTGTATGGGGGTGGGTAATAGCGCTGTCTGGGCGGGTGAATCTGATGCTGAGCAAGCTGTGCAATTGCCATCAATTAAAGTCGAGGCAACACGCACCGACACTACATATATACAAACACCAGCCTCAATTTTTAGGGTGGATATGCCTAAAGATGATCAATCAGCACAAGTGAATTTAACAGAGGTTGTTAAAGGAATTCCAAGTCTTCAATTACGTAATCGTGAGAACTATGCACAGGATTTGCAATTGTCAATGCGCGGTTTTGGTGCACGCTCTACTTTTGGTGTGCGTGGCATTCGTTTATATACCGACGGTATTCCGGCAACGATGCCCGATGGGCAGGGGCAAACCTCAAATATTGATTTAAGCAGCTTGAGCCATCTTGAAGTATTAACGGGCCCATTTTCATCACTATATGGCAATTCATCAGGCGGCGCGATTCTGGCAACAACCAGAGAGGGGCAGGGTAAAGACTCGATTGAAATGAGTTATGCTGGGGGCAGCCACAATAAGAATCGCGCGGGTATTGTGTTGCAAGGCGGTGCTAAAAATCAAAATGAACCGAGTTATGTGATTAGCTCATCTTATTTTGATACCGATGGTTTTCGAGACCATAGCGGAGCAAACAAGGTTTTAAGCAATGCAAAACTGACGTGGAATTTGGATGATGGTAGTAAGATTAACTGGATCACTAACTACGTCAAGATTGATGCTGATGATCCTAGTGGCTTAACACGAGCAGATTGGGAAGTGAATCCAAGACAAGTGGCAAAAAATGTTTTGGATTACAATGCACGTAAAAAGATTGATCAAACCCAAACAGGGCTTACATGGTCAAAACCAATCAATGACCAAAATGAACTGTATGCGATGGCCTACATTGGGCAACGTCAAGTAACACAATATCAATCGATTCCAGATATGGTTCAAAAAAATCCAGCGACACCGTATCAAGCTGGTGGAGTAATTGATTTTAAACGTGATTATTATGGTGCAGACTTCCGCTGGACGGGGAAGGACTTACTACCGAATACCCAGTTCAGTGCAGGTGTGGCAATTGATGCGATGAATGAAGGTCGACAAGGCTATCAAAACTTTAATGAGACTGGGGATAAAGGGGTAAAAGGAGCCCTGCGCCGTGATGAGCGTAATACCTTGTGGAATGTCGATCCTTATTTACAGGCTTCATGGTCTTTTTTACCAACGATGCGTCTAGATACAGGTGTGCGTTATAGTAATGTGCATTACGAATCGAAAGATCATTATATTGTTGGTCTGAATGGGGATAATAGTGGCAAAACTAGCTATGAAGAAGTATTACCTTCAGTGGCTCTAAGTTGGCAAGTTATTCCAGAAGCTTTACTCTATGCAAGTTATGCCAAAGGTTTTGAAACGCCAACATTCACTGAGATGGCTTATCCTGCAAAAGGTGGCAGCAGCACGCTAGACTTAAGACCTTCAAAAAGTGATAACTATGAGGTGGGTCTAAAATCTTCAAATGTGTTAGGTGATTTTAATTTGGCTACATTCTACATTCAAACCAAGGATGACATTGTTGCAGCTGAAAATATTGGTGGTCGTGCAACTTTTAGGAATGCAGATAAGACTTTACGCAAAGGTGTTGAGTTGGCTTGGAATAAAGCGCTTTGGAAAGATTTGGCCATCAATGCTAGTTATGCCTATTTAGATGCGACCTTTGATTCTAAAGTTCCTGCGGTTGGAAAAGTTGCTGAGATTCCTGAGGGAAATGCAATTCCTGGAATCGCAAAGAGCCAAGCTTTTATTGGTTTGGCGTGGAAACCTGAGCAGGGCTTTTACGCAGGTGCAGATGTGCAGTATATGGATAAAGTGTATGTTAATGATATTAATAGTGATGCAGCACCAAATTATACGGTCGCGTCATTGTATACTGGATATGCGTGGAAATATGCAGACTGGGGAGTGAGTGGTTTTGCACGCGTAGATAACCTGTTCGATAAAAACTATGCAGGCTCGGTGATTGTTAACGAAGGAAGCAACCGCTTCTTTGAACCCGCAGATGGGCGTAATTGGAGTGCTGGGATTAAAGTCAGCAAACAGTTCTAA
- a CDS encoding YegP family protein — protein sequence MSGWFEVSKASDGQYRFVLKAGNGEPILNSELYKTKAAALNGITSVQKNSPDDGRYDRLTSKNEKPYFNLKAANHQVIGTSQLYSSEQSRDKGIESVKNNGPSETIKDLTV from the coding sequence ATGTCAGGGTGGTTTGAAGTAAGTAAGGCGAGTGATGGGCAATATCGTTTTGTACTTAAGGCAGGAAATGGTGAACCAATTTTAAATAGTGAATTATATAAAACCAAAGCAGCAGCATTGAATGGGATCACATCAGTACAGAAAAATAGTCCTGATGATGGTCGATATGATCGCTTAACCTCAAAGAATGAAAAACCATATTTTAATTTGAAAGCAGCCAATCATCAGGTCATTGGAACCAGTCAGCTGTATTCCAGTGAGCAGTCGCGTGACAAGGGCATTGAATCTGTGAAAAATAATGGGCCATCTGAAACTATTAAAGATTTAACTGTTTAA